AAGTCCACCGATTTGGGTCCGTTGTCGTTTCATTCATTGTCTCCATCCCCTGCCCGGGGTTGTTCTCCTTGACCCCACGGTACTTGAATCCGCCGTTCCAGGAGGCGAATCGACTCCAGCGCGGGATTATAGCCCTGCATCTTCAGTTTCTGGATTCTGACGGCCACCTCCACCAGGGTCGCCAGGGTTCGTCCAGGCGCCACCGGAATCGTGATCAGCGGAAGATCGACTCCCAGGACGCGATACTTCTCTTCCTCCAGTCCCAACCGGTCCCGGGTATCCCGCTCCGGCCATTCTTCCAGCTTGATCACCAGATCGACGGGCCGGGCGGGGCTCAACACCGAGATCCCGAACAGATCCCTGACGTTGATGATGCCCAACCCCCGCAATTCCATGTGAAAGGGGGCATCCGGAAGACCCGACCCCACCAGGCTCTCGCCCGAGACCCTCTTCAATACCACCAGATCGTCGCTCACCAGGCGGTGGCCCCTCAGGATCAGGTCCAGTGCGCACTCGCTCTTGCCAATCCCCGATTCCCCAACCAGCAGGACCCCAAGCCCCAAGAGCTCCACCAGGACTCCATGGATGGTGTGGGTCAGGGCCAGGTGTTCCTGCAGATTGGCCGTGACCTCGACGATGGCCTTGGAGCTGAGCGCCGTCGTCGTGAGGACCGGAGTCGCGGCCCTTTCCGCCTCGGCCAGAAAATCGGGCGGCGGCGCCAAGCCGGTCGTTACCAGAACGCAACAGAGTCCAACGTCGAAGGCATCGGCGAAAACCTTGCGGCGACGTTCCGGAGACAACTCCTCCATGTAGTAGATCTCGGTGCGGCCGACGAACTGCACCCGACCCCGGTGCAGATAGCGCGTGTATCCCGAAAGGGCCAGGCCCAACTTCTGAATTCTGGGAGACGAGATGGAGTTGTCCAGACCCGCCCCGCTGGAGGCTAGCGCCAGGTTCAGGGCCGGGTCCATGGACTCGTAGAACTGCCGGACCGTCACCGGGGGGATGGAATGATTCTGCATGGTTCACGCCTCGCCTGCGACCCTCAGAGCGAGGGCTACAACAAGTTCGCCTTCTTCCTGGCGAGCGACCCGGGAATTCTCATCTGATCCCGATACTTGGCGACGGTGCGACGGGTGATGCGGATCCCGTCCCGGTTCAACAGGTTGGTGAGTTTCTGGTCGGACAGGGGCTTTTTGGGATCCTCGCGCCGGATCAGGGTCTTGAGCCGGTCCTTCACCTGCATGGTGGAGACGTTCTCTCCATTGGCGTGCCCCACGCCCACGGAGAAAAATCGGCGCAACTCCATCAGGCCCTGCGGGGTGTGGGCATACTTGTTGGCGACGACGCGGCTGATGGTGGACGGATGAACACCCAGTTCATCGGCCACATCCTTGATCAACAACGGCTTCAACTTCCGGATGCCCGATTCCATGAAGTCGTACTGGTGCCGGACGATGACGCGACAGACTCTAAAGATGGTCTCCTGCCGTTGATCCACCCCTCGCAGCAACTCGATGGCCGACCGGAATCGCTCGCGGATGAAGCTCTTGGTTTCCTTGGAGACGCCGTGCTTGCGAAGCAGCTTCCGGTAGGCACGGTTGATTTTCAGCTTGGGCAACCCATCGTCATTGAGGCTGACCTGGTATTCGCCTTCGACCTTTCGAATGTGCACGTCCGGCCGGACGTAAACCGGTTGGGCGGAGGCAAATTTCTGCCCCGGGCGCGGCGAAAAGCCTCGAATCAGTTCGAGAGCGCGGGAGAGATCCTTGGGATCGCATGCCAGGCGATTCAGAATCCTGGAATATTTCCTGCCTTCGATCAGCGGCAGGCAGTCCCGAATCAGTGCGCCGGCCAGAGAGTCCTCCAGACCCGCAGCTCTCGCCTGCAGCAAGAGGCATTCGCGCAGGTCGCGGCAGGCGACGCCCACCGGATCGAGGGACTGCACCGCCGCCAGAGCATCGTCGACTCGACCTGAAGGAACCTGCAACTGCCGGCAGATCTCCTTCGGGGTGAGGGTCAGGTAACCGTCCTCGTCCAGATTTCCCACGATGAAATGGGCAATCTCCCGCAGGTCCGGATCCATACCGTTCAGATTCAACTGCCAATTCAGGTAATCCCACAAAGTATCGGCGGATGAGAGGAACTGCTCGAATGTAGCCTTCTGTTCCACCGGTTCGAATTCCTGGCGCTCGTAACTCGATCCCAGGTAGTCTCCGAAGAAATAATCGAAGTCCAGGTCTTCCAGGTGGCTTCCCTCCTCCGGCGGGTCCGCGTCCTGCTCCGATTCCCGGGCCGGTTCCGAAACCTCCGGGCCGGCTTCGAAATGATCCGAAACGTCGTCCAACAAGGGGTTCTCCTCCAGCTCCTGTTGGAGAATCTCCGAGAGTTCCAACTGGTTTACGGAGAGGAGTTCAATCTTCTGGAGGAGCGAGGGGGTGATGGCCAGCCGTTGCGACAGGCCGAGTACCAGGGAGGGTTTCAATTGAGCGCGTCGACTCATGGCACTCCGGAGTGTTCCGGTTCAGGGTCCCTTGGCGGCCCGAAGCAAAAGTCGGCACGTCATTTGGTCCGGATTTGGCCCGGCCAGCATCCCGTTGGACTTCGCTGGCCCTCGTTTCCCTCCGAACGAGAATGCTTCCTGGCGCCGTCTTGTCCGGATGAATCCCTGCAGCACGACGGGAAGCTTCGGGCCAGTCCAACCGGCGCCCACTGGACTCAGTATAGCTGGAAGTGATCTCCCAGGTAAACTTTGCGGACGTCCGGATCGGCGGAGAGCAGGTCCGGGGTGCCTGCTCGAAAGATCCTGCCTTCGGTGATGATGTAGGCCCGATCCGTGATCCGAAGAGTTTCGCGAACGTTGTGATCCGTGATCAACACACCGATATTCCGCGCCTGGAGCCGGGTGACCATGCGTTGGATATCCAGGACGGCAATGGGATCGATTCCGGCGAACGGCTCGTCCAGCAAGATGAAATCGGGCCGGATCACCAGCGCGCGTGCGATTTCCAGACGCCGCCTCTCGCCGCCGGAAAGGGTATAGGCCGGACGGTCCCTCAGGGCAGCGATCCCAAATTCCTCCAGCAGCTCGCTGACCAACTGGTCCGATTCCCCGTGGGGAAGATCCAGGGTTTCGGCGATGGCGTACAGATTGTCCTCCACCGAGAGCCGGCGAAACACGGAAGGTTCCTGGGAGAGGTAGCTGATCCCTCTTCGCGCCCGAACGTACATGGGCAGGGGAGTGATGTCCTCGCCGTCCAGAAATACCTCGCCCCTGTCCGGATCCAGCAAACCGACGATCATGTAGAAGGTGGTGGTCTTTCCGGCGCCGTTGGGACCCAGCAGGCCAACGACCTCACCCGATGAGATGGTGAGGCTCACGTCACCGACCACCTGCCTGCTCCGATATGATTTATAGAGGCTCCGTGCCTCGAGAACCTTCTCCAGAATGTCCCCCTTGCTCATTTGAAACGGGAAAACAAGACGGTATCGGACCGTGTCCAACTCGGCCCGGGATTCCCCATGTCAAGCAAAAGACTGCGGACGACGGTAACCGACGCCAGACCGGCACAACCGCCGGTTCCGGGCCCGGCGACAACGGGTCACGGCGCCGTTGGCGGGGCCGGCTAATCGATGACGATCTTGTCGGTTTCCACGAACAACGTCACCCTCCGCCCGGACGCGCTGCCGCGAAGCGGCTCCGTCACCTCGGCGAGTTCTCCGGTCAGCTCCACTCGGCCCTCCCGGGGATGATACACGGCATGATCGCCCCGGGCCCTTCGATCTCCCTGCCGGATCTCGACTTCTCCTCCCGCGGCAATGCTCTGAATGGTGCTCGCAGGGGAATCCTCCAGCTGGAAGTCCACATGGGAGGATTTCACCTGGAAGTGACCGGACTGCATCCGGACGCCGCCTCGGTAGGCCGCCCTTCCGGAGCTCCGCTGGTAGACGAGCTGGGGCGCCTGGATCCGGTATTGGCGGCCCGACACTTCCCCAGGGTCCCAAAAGGTGCTGTCCACGTCCTGGACCTCCAGCCGTTCACCGGCCGAGTCCAAGCGAATCATCGTTCCCGCGATCAGGTGGGAATCCCGGAGGATCCGCGGATTGCCGGCATAGGAGAGGGATTTGGCACCGGAATCCAACACCAGGCGATCGGCCTGGATCAGAACCGGTTCTTTTCCGGGACGACTGAAGAGGGTCTGGACTCTCCCGGCCGCAGACAGTTCTTCCCCGCCCGCGTCCACCTGAAAACCGTCCGCCCGGGTCCGCGACTCCACCCCGCCTGCGCCTTCCATCGTATCTTCGGAGTAGTAAAGGTGGGCGCCGTCCGGGTCCGAAAAGGAAAACAAGTTTTGTCCGGCGTCGAACTCAGCGTTGCTCGCCTTCAGGGTGACGCGTCCGGAAGAACTTTCTTCCCGGTAGACCACCTGGCCCTCCCCCCGGGCTTCGTGGATTTGCTCGCCGAGGAATCCAAGATCGAGCCGCCCGCTTTCCCCGTCCCGCTTCGTGGTTTCCGAATTCATGGTCCAACGGACCCCGCCCACCGCCGCAACCCTCAGCACGCCCCCATCCTCGAAAACAGCCTCCATGCGGTCCGACTCCACAGTCCGTTCCCCCTCGGGAACTTGCTGGCGCAGAACCGGGTCGTGCGTGGCCACGAGCCTCTTCAGTATTCCACCCCGGTAAAACGCGTCCATTCGTCCGGCTCGAAGCTGGGCTGAAGTCCCCTCTCCGGTTCGAGTCCAGGCCACGGTGTTTCCTGAAACGGTCGCACGATCCAAGACTCCGTCAGCGCCAAGATCCAGAACCAGCAGGTCTCCTTGGATCGACTCGCGAGAATCTTCGAGGTCTCGAAGCCGACCGACCAGTCTCGTCTTTCCCCGCATTTCCAACCACTTGAGACGCTGATGTTCAAGACTCAGATGAGCTGTCAACTCGTCGGCGCGTCCTTCTTCCAGACCCAGAGTCCGGGAACGGACGATGACGCGCCGGTGCGCCAGAAACCGCGTCTCATCCGCGTCAGGAGATCCGGCCAACCCATCGATGCGATCCGCTTCCAGATAGGTCTCGGGGTCTTCGTACACAGCGCGCTGTTCGGGAGAATCGGGAGTGGCTTTGCCCGAGTAGACATAGAAGCTTTGGATCCTCCCTCCATCGGCAGCCGCGAACAGATGGATGGACTCACCGGTGAAGGTCCGGTCCGAATCCAGCACCAGTCGCACGCCGCGCGAGGTGAACATCCTCTCCACGGCCCGGTCGTCGGTCAGAAAGACACGGACGTACCCGGCGGTGAGGTCCCCCTGGGGACCTTGAATCCGGGCCCCGTCCAACAGATCGACCCTGCGGTCCTCCAGATCGTACAAAGCCCGCGACGCCGTCACCTGGAGGCGATCGGCGCCTTGGGTGATGTTCAGCTCGAACTCGTCGTCGACCCGAAGCCGGCTCTGCCGGATCTCGTAGCTGAGAGACCGGCCGTGACCGGAGAGCTTCTCCATTCCGAAGCGAAAACCCTCCTCGATGGCCACTACGTTCCGGGCCAGGTCGGCCTTCAGCCGATCCGCGTCAATGGTCGTTCCATCCGATAGCTCGATGCGAACCTTGCCGGTGAACTCGATCCGGTTGTCGACAACCCGGTAAATCGCTTCGTCTCCCGAGATCTCCTCCACGGAGCTCCCATCCGGACCGAAGTGGGTCAGTTTCACGCCGAAAAGACGATGGATTTTCTTGACCGTTTCGGTGCTGGTCCCGGCCTCCACCTTGTAGACGGTTCGTCCTTCCTCGTGATGGGTATGCTCGAATTCGGTGCTCTGCTGGAGCAACTCGGGAGAGAGGAGGCGTTCCCGCGCCAAGGGGGGCCGGGCGTCCCGCCGGGTCAGGAAGCTCCAGACCACGGCTCCCAGGGCCGTCACCAGGACCACGATCAGGAACAGCCGGATGAGCTTGAGGGAACGGGGACGCATAGAGAGTCCGGTCTGCAGCAGTCCTTTCGGCCCGTCGAAATGCGCCGGCGGGCTACCCGGCTCCGGCCGCGATTCGAGGCCGTCCCCGAGGGGTCATCGAATCGCCCCGGTCAACGAGACGAAAGGCCGGCCGGCCCGTCTCCCAATTGGACGGAAAGCCGGAAAGGATCGTTCACGGGTCTGTGACGACGCGTGTCGAAGGCCGTCAGGAATCGGTCGAGACCGGGTGCGTGCGCAGATCCTGGACCGTCATGAGCAGACTCTCCACGCCCCGGTACTGGTTCCGGTTCAAGGTGTACGCCACATCGATCTTCGATCCTCTCGGTATGGTATCAGCGGCATCCCCGTTCTTCCACCAGATGGCGTCGACGCCGGCTCCGTTGGCGCCGAGACGGACCTTCAGATGCCGGTTCTTCAATACCCAGGGACCGCCGGTCACATCCAACCCGCGGCTGGCGAATACGGGAACCGGATTCCCTACCCCGAATGGCGCCAACTGTTGAATCTCCCGGTACAGCGACAACGAAAGGCGGCCCGGACTCAAATAGGAGTCCAATGGGACCACGGGAGTCAGATCCTCTGTGGACAGGACAGATTGGGCGTGGGAATCGAGACGATCCGAAAGGGTCCGGAGGCGGTCTTCCAGAGAATCGCTGCCCTCCATGGCGCAACCCACCGCCTGAGCATGCCCGCCATATCGATCCAGGAGGTCTCCGCACCCCTCGAGGGCTTCCAGCAGATGGAAGCCGGGGATGCTCCTCCCCGAACCCTGGCAGTCGGATTCTCCCATCGAGAACACCAGCGTGGGGCGAAAGAAACGCCTGGCCACCCTCGAGGCAATGATCCCGATGACCCCCCGGTGCCAGTTTCTCCCAGCCAGGACGATGAAGGCTTTCCGGAACAGTTCCGGCCGGTTCTCCTCCCACTCGTGGATCTCCGCCAGAATGGCCTCCTCCTGCCGCCGCCGCTCCCGGTTCCTCGCATTCATGTCCCGGACGATCGCCTGGGCCCGCGACCTGTCGCGGGTATCGAAGAGATCCAATACCTCGGGTCCGCCCCCCATGCGGGTCACCGCATTGATGCGTGGAGCGATCCTGAAAGCCACGTCCTCGATCTCCACCTCTCCGGAGACTCCGGCGCCGTGGAGCAGGGCCCGCAGGCCCACGTTGTGCGGTTGGGCCAGGCCCTCCAACCCCAGCTTGACCAGGATCCGGTTCTCTCCGGTCAGGGGGACCATGTCGGCCGCCGTTCCCAAGGCCACGACCTTCAGGAAATGGGGAAGCACCCGGGTGCGCCCGGCTGTTTCGAAGAGTCCCTGCACCAGCTTGAAAACGACGCCAGCCGCCGACAGGTTCCGGGCCGGGTAGTCACAGTCCGCCCGGTGCGGATTGAGGATGGCCCGCGCCGGCGGAAGTTCCGCGGAGGGCAGGTGATGGTCGCAAATCAGAACGTCGAGGCCCAACTCGCGCGCCCGGCCACAAGCTTCGAAGGCCCGAATTCCACAGTCCGAGGTCACCAGCAGGTCCACCCCGTCCCGGTGGCACCGTTCCACGAAATCGGTCTGAATTCCATATCCGTCGGTGAGCCGTCCGGGGATATGGATGCCGACGCGGCCGCCCAGCATTTCAAGCCCCCGTTTCAGGATCAGGCTTGAGGTGATGCCGTCCACGTCGTAGTCGCCGTGGACCACAATACGTTTCTTATCTTGCAGCGCCTGCCAGAGGAGCGGGACCGCCCGGTCCATGTCCTTCATCAGATAGGGGTCGTGGAGATCCTCATAGCGGGGATGGAGAAAACGGTGGGCCTTATCCGGATCCTGAAGGCCGCGGTTGACCAGCAGGCGAGCCGTCAGCGACGAAATGTCCAGCTCGGAACTCAGCGTCCGAACCGCCTCCGCCTCCGGCTCGCACAGCGTCCATCTGCGTTGCATGGCCGGATCTTATCAGCGTCTGCTGACGCCGACGGGACGCCCGGCGGGTTGCCTTGAATCGTCCCCGGGGAAGCCCTATCTTGACTATTCGTAAGCGAAAGTGGACTTCCAGGCCTGAAATCCCACCGGCGAGGGCAGGAAACGAATTGCGGAGTCGACTCCTTCTCCTGGCATTGATCTTCTTCGGCCTTCTGGCCGTCCTGATTCTCCTCGCGGTCGAATTCTGGCTCCGCCATTCCTTTCTCGGGGAATCCGCGGAACCCCGGGATCACGCCGAAGAAACCTGGTACCTGCCGGTTCGCATGAAGGGAGACTACGAGGGGGTCTTCTGGGACATTCCCTTCGTCACCAACGCCTACGGTTTCCGGGACGAGCCCCCGTTGGATCCCGTTCCCCCGGAGGGTGAATTCCGAATCCTCTCTCTGGGAGACTCCATCGGATTCGGCCTCGGCGTCCCGTCCCGGGACCGCTACGGAAGGGTTTTGCAGCGGGAACTCAATCATCCGCCGGGGGCCTTCCGCTTCCGGGTCGTCAATGCTTCGGGGCAAGGTTACAGCCCCTCCAGTTACGCGGCCTACCTCTATCAGGAGGGTCTGGAACTGAACCCCGATCTGGTGCTGGTCCAGATCGAACTCTGCAACGACGTCACCGACGAGGCGCTGCTCGGCTGGCCGTCGGGAGTCCAAGCGAGCCTGCCGGAACGGGTCCGCGGCGGCCGGTACGTGGTGGGTTGGGACGGCCAGCTTCTGGGGACCTGGTCTCGAGGACCTTATTTCTTCGAAAAGACCTATACTTACACGGTCCTACTTCGTAAATCACTTGAGTCGTTGTACCGGATCATTCCCAGCGAGCCGTTCCGCAGCGCCCGGGGACTGACCTACTACGCCATGGGTTACGAAAAGTTTCTTCTGGACCGGGATCGGATCGAGGCCGGTTGGAAAAGGCTCTTCGGAGCCTTGGGAGGCATCCGGGATCTTCTTGAGCGAGAGCGGATTCCGTTTCTGCTCCTGTTGATCCCCTCCCGTTTCGTGTTCCGGAAAGAGGCACCGGAGCATGCCCTCTTTGCCCGAAAGCTGATGGACCGAGCCATCGAGCAATGTCGATCCCGGCGGATTCCGTATCTGGATCCGTCTCACGACCTGCGGCAGGCCGGCGGACCGGAACTCTATTTCGATTTCGCTCATCTCACCGGCGAGGGAAACCGGGTCGCGGGACGGGTTCTGGCCCGGGAACTCCGGCGGCGTTACCTCGGCGACGGGGGAACGAGCCCCGCCGGCGGTCTGCAATCCATCGACTGAGCAGAGTTCAATCGGACCGGGGCTGGTCCAGATCCCGCGCCGCCTGGCTCAATGCGGTCACGGTTCGTGTCTCCAGGTCCACCGACCAGATGAAGTGGACTTCCGGGCCGGCATCCCCGGCCACCACGAGATCGATCCACAAGACAGGAACATCGTCCTTCATCAACCGCCACTCCTTGAACGCCTGGCCGGGGATCTTTCCCTCCGTAAGATCTTTGGCAGCGGCCGACTTCTCCAGCAGCAGCCGGTAGGCGGTCTCGGAGTCTCGAGTCTTCTTCAGAGCCGGGGCTTGGCGGGGACCTCCGTCCGGGTCCTCCCCGGAAGAGGCCGTTCCAGTCTCCGGAACGTTGGAACCGGACACGATTGGGACCGGCGCCTGAAAGACCACCCTCTGCTCGGCGGGTTTGGGAGGCGGGGGAGGCAGGCGATAGATGTGGGACCTGGTGACGTCGCGGGAAGCGGCGATCCACACCTCCGATACCTGGCGGACCAGATCATGACGAACCGCGGGGAACATGAGGAGATAGATGGTGCTTCCCATCACCCCCATGAAGAACGCCAGATAGAGGATTTTGCCGAGGAAGGACGGACCCGACGGACCCGATGGACCGGTTCTGTCCCGTCGAACCGCTACCCGGAGTCTCCGGGCCTGTTCCTGCAGCTCTTCGGCCGGAGCCTGACTTTCGGAATCCGCAATCTCCTCCGGAGAGTCGTTCTCCAGGGATTCAGAGTCTTCTTTCACCTATGATCCTTAAACGGCTTTGAAATCGTTATTATTGGATTCTGTACCTGAGATTCTCCCGCGCCGGCTCTTCTCCCGGCTGCGCCGTTTCAAGTAGGCTTCGATGAAGAGGCCGATTCCCCCGTCCAGCACCGAATCCACGTCTCCGATTTCGATCCGGGTCCGGTGGTCCTTGACCAGGCGATACGGGTGCAGCACATACGAACGAATCTGGCTGCCCCATGCGATGTCGGCCTTGGAATCCTCGACCTCGTCCAGTTCCTTCCGCCGCTTCTCCATTTCATAGTCGTAGAGCTTGGCGCGGAGGACTTTCATTGCCGTGTCCTTGTTCCGGTGCTGGGACCGTTCGTTCTGGCATTGCACGACGATTCCCGTCGGCAAATGGGTGATGCGGACGGCCGAATCGGTGACGTTCACGTGCTGCCCGCCGCTGCCGGAGGACCGGTAAGTGTCGATCTTGAGATCCTTCTCGTCGATGACAATCTCGACGCTGTCGTCGATCTCCGGTGAGACGAAGACCGAGGCGAACGAGGTGTGGCGCCTGGCGGCGGCATCGTAAGGCGAGATGCGGACCAGGCGATGGACGCCGATCTCGCTCAACAGGTACCCATACCCGTAGTCTCCCTGAGCCAGGAAGGTCGCCGATTTGATCCCGGCTTCCTCACCCTCCTGAAAGTCCACGATCTCCGCCTTGTAGCCCTGCTTTTCGGTCCATCTCAGGTACATGCGCAGGAGCATCTGAGCCCAATCCTGGCTTTCGGTGCCGCCGGCGCCGGGGTGGATGGTGACGATGGCGTTGCAGGCGTCGTGCCGGCCCGAGAGAAGCGTGTTCATCTCGGCTTTGGAGAGCCGATCCTCCAGGTCTCGCACCTGTTGCCGGATATCGTCGAGGACGTCCTCCCCTTCCCGCTCCAGCTCGATCAACACCTCCAGATCCTCCAGCCCGTTCCCACACTCCCGGGACAACTCCAGGCTGCGGTGCAGGTAACGGCGGCGGCGGAGAACGTGTTGGGACTCCCGGGCCCGGGTCCAGAAGGACGGGTCCGAGATCACCTTCTCGATCTGTTCGAGTTCCTTTTCCTTGGCCTCGACGTCAAAGATACTCCCACAGGTTGCCGATCCTGTTTCTCAGATCGCGGTAGCGCTCCTGGAAATCCTCCATGACGACGGCCTCCCTACATTCAGCGTCCGGATTCCGGTGCCGGCGCCTTCCCGACGGTGCGGTTCGGTCGGAATTCACGGCGGCGCCTTATCGCCGTCCGCGCGGAAAAACCAGACAGACGAGAAGCGCCAAACCGGCCAGACACATATTAATCCATTCGCCCACCCGGGAGTAAACGGACCGGTAGGAACTGGACTGCACCGTGTCGATCAGAAGTCTCTCCTCGAAGAGGCCGGTCCGGCTGCGAACGGCGCCCGTGGCGTCGATGTGGGAAGAATAGCCGCTGTTGGCGCAACGCAGCAGGGGACGGCGCTGCTCGATGGCGCGAAATGCGCCGAACTGGAAGTGTTGCATCGGAGCCGCCGTCCTTCCGTACCAGGTGTCGTTGGTGATGTTGACCAGGATCTCGGCCCCGTTTCGGACGAAGTCCCGGGCCAACTCGGGGAAAATGCCCTCGAAGCAGATCAGCGTCGCGAACCGGACCCCGGAGACCTGACCCAGGACATGTTCCTGTCCTGGTTGGAATCCGCCCACCTCCCGAACCAGAGGTGAGGCGAATGCCAGCCACTCCGCCATCGGAACGTACTCCCCAAATGGAACCAGGTGGATCTTGTCGTAGCGGTAGGAGACCGTTTCCCCGCCCTCCAGGAGGTAGGCGCTGTTGAAATAGCGGTTCGAGGGAGGCCGTTCGATGGAGGTGACGTTCATCACCAGGGGAACCCCCGCCGCCTGGACCTGACGCTGCCAGAACGTCCGGAATTCCGAGTCTGCCGTAAACAGGTAGGGGTTCTGAGCCTCCGGGAAGATCACCCAGTCGACTCCCGCTTCGACCGCCCTCGCGTAGTGCCGGGGAAGGTCGTCGAAGTACTTTTCTGCATAGTGCCGGCCATCAGCAAAGAGCCCCACATCGGGCTGCACCAGCGCGACGCGCAATTCCATTCCCGGAGGCGGGGTCCAAACGTGGCAGCGGTATATCCCGTAGAGATTGGCTCCGGCAAAGCAGAGTGCAAACACGGCCGGGATTCTCCAACTCCGGTTTCGAAGGACCGCGACCAGGGCGGCATTGCCCAACAGCACCAGAAAGGAGATCAGGTAGACGCCGCTCAGGTCCGCCACCTGCGCGATCCAGCGGTACGCGAACTGAGTATGTCCCACCAACGCCCAGGGAAATCCGTTGACCGTGTAGTAGTTGCGCAGGAGTTCGGTCAGGATCCACAGGCCCGGAACCGACCAGAGAGCGGCGGCGGCGGACCTCCGGGCCACCGCGTGCGTCAGGAGGGAAAAAGGAAGCAGGAACAGGTCCAGCAGCAGGATCATGAGTGCGAAGATGAGAGCGGACGTGAACCAGTCCAGATTGCCGTACTCGACCAGGACACGCGGAATCCAGTAGAGCACTCCGCCGAAGTAGAGGGACGAGAAGATCAGATGTCCCGCCAGAATCCGGCGGCGGGAACCGGTCTCCAGGAGGAAATGAAGGTAGGGGGCCAGCGTCACCCAGGCCAGGGGAAAGAGAGAAAATCCGGGAAAGGCCAGGCAGATCCCGATCCCGGAGACCAGCGGATGCAGCGCCCAGCCTGTCATGGAGACTCGGCCATGCTCCGGACGAACGTCGGGAACCCGTCCTCGTACAACCGATTGGCCAAGTGATCCGCTTGCTGCCTGGTCGGGAAGTCTCCAACCCAGACTCGAAAGAATTGATCGTTTGGCCCCAGGCGGCGTATCTCGGCCAGGTATCCCCGGGACCGAACCTTCACCAACTCTTTCCGCGCCTCCGCTTCACGCTCCATGGCGGCGATCTGAACGGTGAAACGGTGAGCGCCGGACGATGGGCCCTGCGCGTTGGCCTGGGCGCCGGGACCTGCCGCGCCCTCCAACGGTTCAGGAGAGGTTTCGGCGCCGGGTGCGCCCGCACCCCGGCTGGCCGGGTCGTTCAGACGCCCGTAGAACTCCAACTGTGGCTTCGTTTGGGAACTGGAGGAGCCGCTTCCGGACGGGGCCGTAAAATGTGCCGGCTCCGCTTCCACCGGGAAACTGCGGCCCACGTAGAGGCCGAGGAGGAAAAACCCGGTGACCGTCAGGAGAGTGAGCCCATAAAGGTAAACGATCTCTCTCCAATCAATCTTCGGAATCGCCGCCACTTTGAGCCCCGGCCTTCTTGAACATCTGAATCAGGGGAGACAGGACATCCATGGGGAGGGGAAACACGATGGTGGAATTCTGCTCGGTGGCGATCTCCGACAAAGTCGACAGATACCGCAATTGCACCGACACCGGCTCCGCGGCAAGCATGCCACCCGCTTCCTGCAGTCGCGCCGCCGCCTGGTACTCGCCTTCGGCGTGGATCACCTTGGCTCTCCGTTCCCGCTCGGCTTCGGCCTGCCGGGCCATGGCCCGCTGCATCTCCGCCGGAAGATCCACGGTCTTGATCTCCACCAGGGAAACCTTGATTCCCCACGGGTCCGTGTGTTGATCGAGAATCGACTGCAGCCGATCGTTGAGCTCTTCCCGTTTGCTCAGCAGATCATCCAACTCGACCTGGCCCAGGACCGAGCGCAGGGTGGTCTGGGAAAGCTGTGAGGTGGCGTACAGATAATTTTCCACGGACACCACGGCGCTGTTGGGCTCGATGACACGGAAATAGACGATGGCGTTGACTTTGACCGAGACGTTGTCCTTGGTGATGATGTCCTGGGACGGGACGTCCATGGCCACCATCCTCAGACTGATCCGTTCCATGCGGTCGATGGGCCAGAAGACCAGGATCAAGCCGGGACCCTTCGAGTCGGGCAGGAGTCTTCCGAGACGGAAAATGACTCCGCGCTCATACTCCCTCAGCACAT
The genomic region above belongs to Acidobacteriota bacterium and contains:
- the lptB gene encoding LPS export ABC transporter ATP-binding protein, encoding MEKVLEARSLYKSYRSRQVVGDVSLTISSGEVVGLLGPNGAGKTTTFYMIVGLLDPDRGEVFLDGEDITPLPMYVRARRGISYLSQEPSVFRRLSVEDNLYAIAETLDLPHGESDQLVSELLEEFGIAALRDRPAYTLSGGERRRLEIARALVIRPDFILLDEPFAGIDPIAVLDIQRMVTRLQARNIGVLITDHNVRETLRITDRAYIITEGRIFRAGTPDLLSADPDVRKVYLGDHFQLY
- the recJ gene encoding single-stranded-DNA-specific exonuclease RecJ is translated as MQRRWTLCEPEAEAVRTLSSELDISSLTARLLVNRGLQDPDKAHRFLHPRYEDLHDPYLMKDMDRAVPLLWQALQDKKRIVVHGDYDVDGITSSLILKRGLEMLGGRVGIHIPGRLTDGYGIQTDFVERCHRDGVDLLVTSDCGIRAFEACGRARELGLDVLICDHHLPSAELPPARAILNPHRADCDYPARNLSAAGVVFKLVQGLFETAGRTRVLPHFLKVVALGTAADMVPLTGENRILVKLGLEGLAQPHNVGLRALLHGAGVSGEVEIEDVAFRIAPRINAVTRMGGGPEVLDLFDTRDRSRAQAIVRDMNARNRERRRQEEAILAEIHEWEENRPELFRKAFIVLAGRNWHRGVIGIIASRVARRFFRPTLVFSMGESDCQGSGRSIPGFHLLEALEGCGDLLDRYGGHAQAVGCAMEGSDSLEDRLRTLSDRLDSHAQSVLSTEDLTPVVPLDSYLSPGRLSLSLYREIQQLAPFGVGNPVPVFASRGLDVTGGPWVLKNRHLKVRLGANGAGVDAIWWKNGDAADTIPRGSKIDVAYTLNRNQYRGVESLLMTVQDLRTHPVSTDS
- the hprK gene encoding HPr(Ser) kinase/phosphatase, translating into MQNHSIPPVTVRQFYESMDPALNLALASSGAGLDNSISSPRIQKLGLALSGYTRYLHRGRVQFVGRTEIYYMEELSPERRRKVFADAFDVGLCCVLVTTGLAPPPDFLAEAERAATPVLTTTALSSKAIVEVTANLQEHLALTHTIHGVLVELLGLGVLLVGESGIGKSECALDLILRGHRLVSDDLVVLKRVSGESLVGSGLPDAPFHMELRGLGIINVRDLFGISVLSPARPVDLVIKLEEWPERDTRDRLGLEEEKYRVLGVDLPLITIPVAPGRTLATLVEVAVRIQKLKMQGYNPALESIRLLERRIQVPWGQGEQPRAGDGDNE
- the rpoN gene encoding RNA polymerase factor sigma-54 — its product is MSRRAQLKPSLVLGLSQRLAITPSLLQKIELLSVNQLELSEILQQELEENPLLDDVSDHFEAGPEVSEPARESEQDADPPEEGSHLEDLDFDYFFGDYLGSSYERQEFEPVEQKATFEQFLSSADTLWDYLNWQLNLNGMDPDLREIAHFIVGNLDEDGYLTLTPKEICRQLQVPSGRVDDALAAVQSLDPVGVACRDLRECLLLQARAAGLEDSLAGALIRDCLPLIEGRKYSRILNRLACDPKDLSRALELIRGFSPRPGQKFASAQPVYVRPDVHIRKVEGEYQVSLNDDGLPKLKINRAYRKLLRKHGVSKETKSFIRERFRSAIELLRGVDQRQETIFRVCRVIVRHQYDFMESGIRKLKPLLIKDVADELGVHPSTISRVVANKYAHTPQGLMELRRFFSVGVGHANGENVSTMQVKDRLKTLIRREDPKKPLSDQKLTNLLNRDGIRITRRTVAKYRDQMRIPGSLARKKANLL